From a region of the Pseudooceanicola aestuarii genome:
- a CDS encoding component of SufBCD complex produces the protein MNISTSIFELIDLRSFSNLWFWIALAVVWSSASHWVLGVPYDLVLRARRHRGRFEDDLIDLVRINVTRLLYAAEVSGLIMVGLGSFVLTMLVALGFFYDVEFAQALFLLMLPLSLVALMSVRTARQIRLEDPDPETLYKRLHRHRMAVQGIGVLAILITAMWGMYQNATLGVLG, from the coding sequence GTGAACATTTCGACGAGTATCTTCGAGCTGATCGACCTCAGATCGTTTTCGAATCTCTGGTTCTGGATTGCGCTTGCGGTTGTCTGGTCCTCGGCCAGCCACTGGGTGCTGGGCGTGCCCTATGACCTGGTGCTGCGCGCGCGCCGCCATCGCGGCCGGTTCGAGGACGATTTGATCGACCTGGTGCGGATCAACGTGACGCGTCTTCTCTACGCGGCCGAAGTCTCGGGGCTGATCATGGTGGGGCTGGGCAGTTTCGTGCTGACCATGCTGGTGGCGCTTGGGTTCTTCTACGATGTCGAATTCGCCCAGGCGCTGTTCCTGCTGATGCTGCCGCTCAGCCTGGTTGCGCTGATGTCGGTGCGCACGGCCCGGCAGATCCGGCTGGAAGATCCGGATCCCGAAACGTTATACAAGCGTCTCCACCGGCACAGGATGGCCGTGCAGGGGATCGGCGTGCTTGCCATACTCATCACGGCGATGTGGGGCATGTACCAGAACGCCACGCTCGGGGTTCTCGGCTAG
- the hemB gene encoding porphobilinogen synthase, protein MQPLHAPFPATRFRRTRASGALRDLVQENRLSVSDLIWPVFVCEGEDHEEPVPSMPGVVRRSVDRVVLAAQEAHVLGIPAICLFPYTPMEKRTSDCAEAWSPDNLSNRATRAIKAACPDLLVMTDVALDPYNIDGHDGFVVDGEIVNDATVEALVKQALSQAEAGADIIGPSDMMDGRIGAMRSALEAADHQNVSILSYSAKYASAFYGPFRDAVGASGALKGDKKTYQMNPGNTDEALRLVARDLTEGADMVMIKPGMPYLDMCRRIKDAFGVPTFAYQVSGEYAMIQAAAQNGWIDGEKAMVESLLGFRRAGCDGVLTYFAPAVARLLSD, encoded by the coding sequence ATGCAGCCGCTTCATGCCCCCTTTCCCGCCACCCGTTTCCGCAGAACCCGCGCCAGCGGCGCGCTCCGCGACCTGGTTCAGGAGAACCGCTTGTCGGTCTCGGACCTGATCTGGCCCGTCTTCGTCTGTGAGGGCGAGGACCACGAGGAACCCGTACCCTCCATGCCCGGCGTGGTGCGCCGTTCGGTCGATCGCGTGGTTCTGGCCGCGCAGGAGGCCCACGTTCTGGGCATCCCGGCGATCTGCCTGTTTCCCTATACGCCAATGGAGAAACGCACATCCGATTGCGCGGAGGCCTGGTCCCCCGACAATTTGTCCAACCGTGCCACCCGCGCGATCAAGGCCGCCTGCCCCGACCTGCTGGTCATGACAGATGTGGCGCTGGACCCCTACAACATCGATGGGCACGACGGTTTCGTCGTGGACGGCGAGATCGTGAACGACGCCACGGTGGAGGCGCTGGTGAAACAGGCGCTCAGCCAGGCCGAGGCGGGCGCCGACATCATCGGTCCCTCGGACATGATGGATGGCCGCATCGGCGCGATGCGCAGCGCGCTGGAAGCCGCCGACCACCAAAACGTGTCGATCCTGAGCTACTCGGCCAAGTATGCCTCGGCCTTCTACGGGCCGTTCCGCGACGCGGTCGGGGCCTCGGGCGCGCTGAAGGGCGACAAGAAGACCTACCAGATGAACCCCGGGAACACCGACGAGGCCCTGCGCCTGGTCGCCCGCGACCTGACCGAGGGCGCGGACATGGTGATGATCAAGCCGGGAATGCCCTACCTGGACATGTGCCGGCGGATAAAGGATGCCTTCGGCGTGCCGACCTTTGCCTATCAGGTGTCGGGCGAATACGCGATGATCCAGGCGGCGGCGCAAAATGGCTGGATCGACGGGGAAAAGGCCATGGTGGAAAGCCTGCTGGGCTTTCGTCGGGCCGGATGCGACGGGGTGCTGACCTACTTTGCCCCCGCCGTGGCGCGCCTGCTGTCGGATTGA